In Thermococcus sp., one DNA window encodes the following:
- a CDS encoding glycosyltransferase family 39 protein has translation MRETVYRICLPLILIVSFLIRLVPHRTLLLATYDEYLHRDITLRLVHNGIGSISRDLPSLLGLKAYSYPPLFHIIGAMVYRLFPSNYVFFVLPAVYGTIAVFGFYLVFRELTGRRSSTIIATIFLAFAPNFIYRTSLYIPENLGLVLFSFSMLFLIRFLRSKRPIDFIVLAAVFSVYTFTHRGWVFFMMAAFLIVASYSWSWAKRNLHYIIVLLVLTYLAYLKVPFVHSLVGNFFVRIQKTEVSFLGYFKWIGVVQLVFGALATPYYLKKDPIRRGFALWAWAFLLAGGISFRFRDPYSTIPLAVMAAEYLVDVVFPSTGTLLRRAFSDVRGVGAEWVRRISGGRAAVLLITAIILLTPFAQGVYGAYKYVNAPTISDKEAYEWISQNTPENATILVWWDMGYLLIGNTHRKDVVIWKKVYQGFFGKAPTAREAQRAYTDQVIMFSSPQREYVYYLMKKYNVSYVFVDRRRLSYGLIKYGLMEYAPYDTHFKLEFCNGNAQIYKFIPSPPILPTDLMPVNYSGKYSPLVGFLEKFWTGYNYADFDDRYKAYFNLNAWMVNLYEEMYKETGNDKFKERAEWLLKWLSYKEMNNGAFPWGVPPNDYTLYTAYTLEPLSNISFAGKPRAIELLREREKANYFMTTSKDRHGIFVVNALFLPIYDELGILNSTTRDSVLGDILKQQRGDGSWNENVGTTLAISSSLARYYQLTGNETVFTAVKKAAKWLTEQQDENGKLKIEKAAYPYSRATYAEMVYVYKIAGLTEAAETTLKFIEGTFDPNKEVHPLEAVLMMYKYLSYAYGPDSAIGILNKLLEEHPLLKFS, from the coding sequence ATGAGAGAAACCGTGTACAGGATCTGTCTTCCCCTGATTCTCATCGTTTCGTTCCTAATCAGACTGGTGCCGCACAGAACCCTCTTACTCGCCACGTACGATGAGTACCTGCACAGAGACATAACCCTCAGACTGGTCCACAACGGGATAGGCAGTATCTCACGGGACCTCCCCTCACTGCTGGGGCTCAAAGCGTACAGTTATCCGCCCCTGTTCCATATCATCGGGGCAATGGTCTACCGGTTGTTCCCATCAAACTACGTGTTCTTTGTACTGCCGGCGGTTTACGGCACCATTGCGGTCTTTGGATTCTACTTGGTCTTCAGGGAACTCACCGGGAGGAGAAGCAGCACCATTATCGCCACGATTTTTCTGGCCTTCGCACCCAACTTCATCTACAGAACCAGCCTCTACATCCCTGAGAACCTGGGCCTCGTTCTCTTCTCGTTCTCCATGCTGTTCCTCATACGCTTCCTCAGGTCAAAGCGCCCCATTGATTTCATAGTGCTAGCCGCCGTCTTTTCCGTTTACACATTTACCCACAGGGGATGGGTGTTCTTTATGATGGCGGCCTTCCTGATAGTGGCCTCCTACAGCTGGTCGTGGGCGAAGAGGAACCTGCACTACATAATAGTCCTCCTAGTGCTGACATACCTCGCGTATCTGAAGGTACCGTTCGTACACTCCCTCGTCGGGAACTTCTTTGTGAGAATACAAAAGACGGAAGTCAGTTTTTTGGGGTACTTCAAGTGGATAGGCGTGGTACAACTGGTGTTTGGAGCGCTTGCAACCCCGTATTATCTTAAAAAGGATCCCATACGTCGAGGGTTCGCCCTATGGGCCTGGGCGTTCCTTCTCGCCGGGGGAATCTCCTTCCGTTTCCGTGATCCATACTCCACGATACCCCTAGCTGTGATGGCGGCGGAGTACTTGGTGGATGTGGTCTTCCCCTCAACGGGAACCCTTCTCAGAAGGGCTTTCAGTGACGTCAGGGGGGTTGGAGCGGAGTGGGTAAGAAGGATTTCAGGCGGAAGGGCTGCGGTGCTCCTTATAACGGCGATTATACTCCTCACCCCCTTTGCTCAGGGAGTTTACGGGGCATATAAATACGTCAATGCCCCAACGATCAGCGACAAAGAGGCCTACGAATGGATAAGCCAGAACACGCCAGAAAACGCTACGATCTTAGTATGGTGGGACATGGGATACCTTCTAATAGGGAACACCCACCGGAAAGATGTGGTCATATGGAAAAAGGTCTACCAGGGATTCTTTGGTAAAGCCCCTACCGCCAGGGAAGCTCAGAGGGCGTATACCGACCAGGTGATAATGTTCAGCTCTCCCCAACGCGAGTACGTCTACTACCTCATGAAAAAATACAACGTGAGCTACGTGTTCGTCGACAGGAGGAGACTCAGCTACGGACTGATCAAGTACGGCCTCATGGAGTACGCCCCCTACGACACACACTTCAAGCTTGAGTTCTGCAACGGGAACGCCCAGATCTACAAGTTTATCCCCTCCCCACCAATCCTTCCCACCGACCTAATGCCAGTGAACTACAGTGGGAAATACAGTCCCCTCGTGGGGTTCCTAGAGAAGTTCTGGACCGGCTACAACTACGCCGACTTTGACGATAGGTACAAAGCGTATTTCAACCTCAACGCCTGGATGGTCAACCTCTACGAGGAAATGTACAAAGAAACTGGCAACGACAAATTCAAAGAACGGGCTGAATGGTTACTTAAGTGGCTTTCCTACAAGGAGATGAACAACGGGGCGTTTCCATGGGGAGTTCCACCCAACGATTACACCCTCTACACGGCGTACACCTTGGAGCCCCTCAGCAACATTTCCTTCGCCGGCAAACCCCGCGCCATTGAGCTCCTTAGGGAGAGGGAGAAGGCCAACTACTTCATGACGACGTCCAAGGACAGGCACGGTATCTTCGTTGTCAACGCACTCTTCCTTCCAATATACGATGAGCTGGGGATACTCAACTCAACCACGAGGGACAGTGTTCTCGGGGATATCCTGAAGCAGCAGAGAGGAGACGGAAGCTGGAACGAGAACGTTGGAACGACCCTCGCCATAAGTTCATCTCTAGCAAGGTACTATCAATTGACCGGAAACGAAACGGTATTCACCGCCGTTAAAAAAGCTGCCAAATGGCTCACAGAGCAGCAGGATGAAAACGGCAAGCTTAAGATTGAGAAGGCTGCCTACCCATACTCAAGGGCAACGTACGCAGAGATGGTGTACGTTTACAAAATAGCCGGTTTAACAGAAGCAGCCGAAACCACCCTGAAGTTCATCGAAGGTACCTTTGACCCCAACAAAGAGGTTCATCCTCTGGAGGCCGTCCTGATGATGTACAAGTACCTCTCGTACGCCTATGGCCCGGACAGTGCAATTGGGATTCTAAACAAGCTCTTGGAGGAACATCCACTTCTCAAGTTTTCTTAA
- a CDS encoding S8 family serine peptidase, which produces MSRKALSLLVAVVMLLSVVPAALPYTAASPTNTSAVASAPTSINNHEAPTLQELNPNVAKYIDMLHGTLLSSGRKDVRLIIAPQTGYGDQVLKALKALGAKIDPISKPKYDFIVATLPTDKLPALKSMRGLAYVWEDKTVKLPKPVKPERNLKAPISKITTSGAGGYDPFAWDMYAIDAPQAREEYNISGSHALIAIVDTGADVAQPYLQQTPDGRRKIIYWMDETGEGNADVSYTFNSTQVVGGTVSLSLTNVTLDWGPYATLVMRPSEYTTIPQLNITLDFGGVNVTNGTYHFGFLPERYFDINFDHNYDEIYFVLVTPDSEVYFYPVPLQLNTTDANTLHAIVNGTLNTTILKAMMTIPSGVNYTYDVNLSNAYQITPFDSTGDYILLGPGSVSNTTYVQFSEGQASVIQVANGTVYNSIVLSKVSTDTVVFGWDGGQHGTHVSGTAAGYGLPGSYFQGLEGVAPGAQLLEFKSLSSIGYGATSWIINGMIDAALSGADVISMSLGGLWNGYNDGIEDPENFYANLLTEMFGVVFSIAAGNDGPSTTTVGAPGDADLVITVGAFRDGASWSFFHGLNDVYSGPASFSSRGPRLDGMVKPDVMAPGEFVFSSLPIWSVGYYGTWASDFWDGTSMATPHVTGAVALLVDYARIHNLTYDPFMIKRALELSAEPVSGASPIDQGYGLIKIDRAIQELIKLSKEKSTYIYAGTTFGPYQNPLGEKQLPLFANILFNGWFQLNHHFPYLYRGIYLRNERPGTVPIYIYGMVYNRAGALVPVNGTYDISTSVPWLKVNTNEITAHLNKANFSLAGFRYSDFYNTTGLVYVTVDYSQLQKPGTYVGYVYIDDPSTDYIDGAVPVVVTVPINKNGAATGHLSDVEMSGQAKHYYVDVPTGTSELKVTVSVPVDKNGVPMGRVRPVITTPRGIVMASIVPNYYFVGAGSPYMTYTWTFYDPQPGTWEVTAYSSVSSYARTGYELSHYNIDVQLLGVTATPSRVYQDFSEPGNYTLGVTYRNTMGDVDVSSFGYGLGNLENANAYQLQINQDQWQIVDIINATPAQKLYYFKIGITAPENKSADLDLYVFYYTSWDALMADLNSGILGQNATKIYTDQIGPTAYESLDLFMPAPGYYMAVVNGYSVPIANMSYIYYRQVLKDNGQVITDETPFTLTNGASAQVGYTVELTAPGTYLGVVGLKDVESGMALTYAPMILQVGKPQMYVALMGTPTLGKPSLMTLKLLDKATMMPIEGEATVYINGQQYIAENGEVQFYITPLQRTYTFNIDVVTPNYQDYTGTFTLNVQEPAQSRVLSPLQTAPYVAEGAGSVTTYGATDTMLNFTVDGPSGETGYVFVTLPTDTQMITVQPNSHILNYYTLEYKNAIYLIIEVKYASPVTINVEYKTSRWIVSTWNFVWYMLYWRYDQKFNDLYQKAVKLGVDNETLQEALKYKQTADNYFEQAKKYMVNPSRQQLSIMALPYVRRAYLNILKAYNLLETAVEAAQQTEG; this is translated from the coding sequence ATGAGTAGGAAGGCATTGAGCCTTTTGGTCGCGGTAGTAATGTTGCTTTCAGTAGTTCCAGCAGCCCTGCCTTACACTGCGGCTTCGCCGACTAATACTTCCGCGGTGGCTTCGGCTCCGACTTCAATAAACAATCATGAGGCACCAACCCTTCAGGAATTGAATCCCAACGTGGCAAAGTACATTGACATGCTTCATGGCACACTTCTCTCCTCCGGGAGGAAGGACGTTCGGCTTATCATAGCCCCTCAGACCGGATATGGTGATCAGGTTCTTAAGGCACTGAAGGCGCTGGGGGCCAAGATTGACCCGATAAGCAAACCCAAGTACGATTTCATCGTTGCTACTTTACCCACCGACAAGCTCCCGGCTCTGAAGTCCATGAGGGGACTTGCTTATGTCTGGGAGGACAAAACAGTCAAACTTCCAAAGCCGGTTAAACCGGAGAGGAACCTCAAGGCACCGATAAGCAAGATAACTACAAGCGGAGCCGGAGGATACGACCCGTTTGCCTGGGACATGTACGCCATTGATGCTCCTCAGGCTAGGGAGGAGTACAACATCTCAGGATCACACGCCCTGATTGCGATTGTTGATACCGGCGCCGACGTTGCCCAGCCGTACCTCCAGCAGACCCCGGACGGGAGGAGGAAGATCATCTACTGGATGGACGAGACCGGTGAAGGTAACGCGGACGTCAGCTACACCTTCAACTCAACCCAGGTTGTTGGGGGAACGGTGAGCCTCTCCCTAACGAACGTCACGCTTGACTGGGGACCGTACGCCACGTTGGTTATGAGGCCGTCGGAGTACACGACCATACCACAGCTCAACATCACCCTTGACTTCGGTGGTGTTAACGTCACCAACGGCACATACCACTTCGGATTCCTCCCCGAGAGGTACTTCGATATAAACTTTGACCACAACTACGACGAGATCTATTTCGTCCTCGTTACCCCAGACAGCGAGGTCTACTTCTATCCGGTTCCTCTCCAGCTCAACACTACCGACGCAAATACCCTCCACGCCATCGTTAACGGCACCTTGAACACCACCATCCTCAAGGCTATGATGACGATTCCAAGCGGTGTCAACTACACCTACGACGTCAACTTGAGCAACGCCTATCAGATAACCCCGTTCGATTCGACCGGCGACTACATCCTCCTTGGACCGGGTTCGGTTAGTAATACAACCTACGTGCAGTTCTCGGAAGGACAGGCCTCGGTCATCCAAGTGGCCAACGGCACCGTTTACAACAGCATTGTGCTCTCCAAGGTCTCGACTGATACCGTGGTCTTTGGATGGGACGGCGGTCAGCACGGCACACACGTTTCTGGAACCGCCGCAGGTTACGGTCTTCCTGGAAGCTACTTCCAGGGCCTTGAGGGAGTCGCCCCCGGTGCCCAGCTACTTGAGTTTAAGTCGCTCTCAAGCATCGGGTACGGTGCCACTTCATGGATCATTAACGGGATGATCGACGCCGCCCTTAGCGGTGCGGACGTTATAAGCATGAGTCTTGGCGGCCTCTGGAACGGATACAACGACGGTATAGAGGATCCGGAAAACTTCTACGCCAACCTTCTGACCGAGATGTTTGGAGTTGTCTTCTCCATAGCCGCGGGCAACGACGGACCAAGCACAACCACTGTGGGTGCCCCGGGGGACGCTGACCTCGTGATAACAGTCGGTGCCTTCAGAGACGGAGCCAGCTGGAGCTTCTTCCACGGTCTCAACGACGTCTACAGCGGCCCGGCGAGCTTCTCCAGCAGGGGACCGCGCCTCGATGGTATGGTCAAACCCGATGTCATGGCCCCAGGTGAGTTCGTGTTCTCGAGCCTCCCGATATGGTCCGTCGGCTACTATGGAACATGGGCATCGGACTTCTGGGACGGCACCAGTATGGCCACCCCACACGTTACCGGTGCCGTTGCACTGCTCGTGGACTACGCCAGGATCCACAACCTGACCTACGACCCGTTCATGATAAAGAGGGCCCTTGAGCTCTCGGCTGAACCAGTCAGCGGGGCAAGTCCCATAGACCAGGGATATGGACTTATAAAGATCGACAGGGCCATACAGGAGCTCATCAAGCTCAGCAAGGAGAAGAGCACCTACATCTACGCGGGCACCACATTTGGCCCGTATCAGAACCCGCTTGGAGAGAAGCAGCTCCCGCTGTTTGCGAACATACTCTTCAACGGCTGGTTCCAGCTTAACCACCACTTCCCGTACCTCTATAGGGGCATCTACCTCAGAAACGAGAGGCCGGGGACGGTTCCAATATACATCTATGGAATGGTCTACAACCGGGCCGGTGCCCTGGTTCCTGTGAACGGGACCTACGACATATCCACCAGCGTCCCCTGGCTGAAGGTCAACACCAACGAGATCACAGCCCACCTCAACAAGGCCAACTTCAGTCTCGCCGGCTTCAGATACTCCGACTTCTACAACACCACCGGGCTCGTCTACGTCACCGTTGATTACTCCCAGCTTCAGAAGCCCGGAACCTACGTCGGCTACGTATATATAGACGATCCGAGCACGGACTACATCGACGGTGCCGTTCCAGTCGTTGTGACCGTCCCGATAAACAAGAACGGGGCTGCAACCGGACACCTGAGCGACGTTGAGATGTCCGGTCAGGCCAAGCACTACTACGTTGACGTTCCAACCGGAACCAGTGAGCTCAAAGTTACCGTCAGCGTTCCGGTTGATAAGAACGGTGTGCCAATGGGCAGGGTCAGGCCGGTGATAACCACCCCACGCGGTATCGTGATGGCCTCCATCGTTCCTAACTACTACTTCGTTGGGGCTGGAAGCCCGTACATGACCTACACCTGGACGTTCTACGACCCACAGCCTGGAACCTGGGAGGTAACCGCGTACTCCAGCGTCAGCAGCTACGCCAGAACCGGATACGAGCTCTCACACTACAACATTGACGTTCAGCTCCTTGGTGTCACCGCAACACCGAGCAGGGTATACCAAGACTTCAGTGAACCTGGCAACTACACGCTCGGTGTGACCTACAGGAACACGATGGGAGACGTCGATGTGTCCTCTTTCGGATACGGTCTCGGCAACCTTGAGAACGCGAACGCTTACCAGCTCCAGATCAACCAGGATCAGTGGCAGATCGTGGACATCATAAACGCCACACCGGCACAGAAGCTCTACTACTTCAAAATCGGTATAACCGCACCTGAGAACAAGAGCGCTGACCTCGATCTCTACGTATTCTACTACACCTCATGGGATGCGCTCATGGCGGACCTGAACAGCGGAATTCTAGGGCAGAATGCCACCAAGATCTACACCGATCAGATAGGTCCGACCGCCTACGAGAGCCTTGACCTTTTCATGCCCGCTCCAGGATACTATATGGCCGTTGTTAATGGCTATAGCGTCCCGATAGCCAACATGAGCTACATATACTACAGGCAGGTTCTCAAGGACAACGGGCAGGTGATCACCGATGAGACCCCATTCACCCTGACCAACGGTGCCTCTGCCCAGGTTGGTTACACTGTAGAACTCACCGCACCGGGAACATACCTGGGTGTCGTGGGTCTCAAGGACGTTGAGAGCGGCATGGCACTTACCTACGCCCCAATGATACTGCAGGTGGGCAAACCTCAGATGTACGTTGCCCTAATGGGCACGCCGACCCTCGGAAAGCCATCGCTGATGACCCTCAAACTGCTTGACAAGGCCACCATGATGCCAATCGAGGGTGAGGCAACCGTCTACATCAACGGTCAGCAGTACATAGCGGAGAACGGCGAGGTGCAGTTCTACATCACTCCGCTCCAGAGGACTTACACATTCAACATCGATGTCGTGACGCCGAACTACCAGGACTACACCGGAACGTTCACCCTGAACGTTCAGGAACCAGCACAGAGCAGGGTTCTCTCCCCGCTTCAGACGGCCCCGTATGTTGCAGAGGGCGCCGGTTCGGTCACCACCTACGGCGCAACCGACACCATGCTGAACTTTACAGTTGATGGTCCAAGTGGCGAGACCGGCTACGTCTTCGTAACCCTGCCGACGGACACTCAGATGATAACCGTTCAGCCCAACAGCCACATACTCAACTACTACACTTTGGAATACAAGAACGCAATATACCTGATCATAGAGGTCAAGTACGCCTCGCCCGTCACCATTAACGTCGAGTATAAGACTTCCCGCTGGATAGTCAGCACCTGGAACTTCGTCTGGTATATGCTGTACTGGAGGTACGACCAGAAGTTCAACGACCTGTATCAGAAGGCCGTTAAACTCGGCGTCGATAACGAAACCCTCCAGGAGGCCCTGAAGTACAAGCAGACTGCGGACAACTACTTTGAGCAGGCCAAGAAATACATGGTGAACCCATCGAGGCAGCAGCTTAGCATCATGGCGTTGCCCTATGTCAGGAGGGCCTATCTCAACATACTTAAGGCATACAACCTCCTTGAGACTGCTGTTGAGGCGGCCCAGCAGACCGAGGGCTGA
- a CDS encoding DUF424 domain-containing protein, producing MIYIKVYRVQGEVLLAACDEGLLGKTLRDGELKLEVKERFYGGKLVEVDALETLLGEATIANLVGEQCVKKAIELGYVDSERVLLIEGIPHAQMAKMFL from the coding sequence ATGATATACATCAAGGTTTACCGGGTTCAGGGTGAGGTTCTCCTTGCGGCATGTGACGAGGGACTCCTTGGAAAGACTCTTAGGGACGGAGAGCTCAAGCTGGAGGTTAAAGAAAGATTTTACGGCGGGAAACTAGTTGAGGTGGACGCTCTGGAGACGCTTCTGGGGGAAGCAACGATAGCCAACCTCGTCGGGGAGCAATGTGTGAAGAAGGCCATCGAACTCGGCTACGTGGACTCTGAGAGGGTGCTGTTGATTGAGGGGATCCCCCACGCCCAGATGGCGAAGATGTTTCTCTGA
- a CDS encoding ATP-NAD kinase family protein has protein sequence MIAGLIINPIAGMGGRVALKGTDGVVEEAVKRGARPIAEDLTRLFLHELSHYGESQGIRFMTGPDGLGESVLKDFDFRYDVIRHREVGYREVMGVKLPDTRAEDTEELARRMKGDVDILVFAGGDGTARDVFKAVGGELPILGIPTGVKMFSGIFAASPENAARLLVEFLLGNARLVERDVMDLDENAFRHDEVRPRHYGKVLTPYTELLLQGAKEPTKTDEAEDIEATIEALADELEDGVYFLGAGSTIKRLKDMLGIDGTLLGVDIVEVRNGKARLLVRDAAEGDLLRFVNKRPKVIVTVIGGLNFLFGRGNQQFSAEVLRNIPKENIIVVAAPSKVRDGFIRVYTGDSEVDEKLRGYIKVRVSPWMERMVKVV, from the coding sequence GTGATAGCTGGACTGATAATCAACCCAATCGCCGGAATGGGGGGCAGGGTGGCGCTGAAAGGTACTGATGGCGTTGTTGAGGAAGCGGTAAAGAGGGGAGCGAGGCCCATCGCGGAGGACCTGACAAGGCTATTCCTTCACGAGCTCAGCCACTACGGAGAATCCCAGGGGATACGGTTCATGACGGGTCCGGATGGTTTGGGTGAGAGCGTACTGAAAGATTTTGACTTCCGTTACGATGTCATACGGCACAGGGAAGTTGGCTACCGTGAGGTCATGGGTGTTAAACTGCCGGATACGAGGGCCGAGGATACCGAGGAGCTGGCGAGAAGAATGAAGGGGGACGTGGATATCCTAGTCTTCGCGGGCGGTGATGGTACCGCGAGGGACGTTTTTAAAGCCGTTGGGGGAGAGCTTCCAATCCTGGGTATTCCGACTGGGGTGAAGATGTTCTCTGGAATCTTTGCCGCCTCACCCGAAAACGCCGCCAGGCTTCTCGTTGAGTTTCTCTTGGGAAATGCGCGGCTGGTCGAACGGGATGTCATGGACTTGGATGAGAACGCGTTCAGACACGATGAGGTGCGGCCCAGACACTACGGGAAGGTTCTTACCCCCTACACTGAACTCCTCCTCCAGGGGGCAAAGGAACCCACAAAAACGGACGAGGCGGAGGATATTGAAGCGACAATAGAGGCACTCGCGGATGAACTTGAGGACGGCGTCTACTTTCTGGGGGCCGGCTCCACAATAAAACGGCTTAAGGACATGCTTGGAATAGACGGTACACTCCTGGGTGTTGATATCGTTGAGGTGCGGAATGGAAAAGCCCGGCTCCTCGTCAGGGACGCCGCTGAGGGCGATCTCCTTCGCTTCGTGAACAAACGGCCAAAGGTGATTGTCACGGTAATCGGTGGACTGAACTTCCTATTTGGCAGGGGCAACCAGCAGTTCTCCGCTGAGGTACTCAGGAACATCCCGAAGGAGAATATTATAGTGGTCGCGGCCCCCTCCAAGGTGAGGGACGGTTTCATCAGGGTTTACACAGGGGATAGTGAGGTGGATGAGAAACTCAGGGGTTACATAAAGGTCAGGGTCAGTCCTTGGATGGAGAGGATGGTTAAGGTCGTTTAA
- the cdr gene encoding CoA-disulfide reductase: MAGKTVVIIGGGAAGMSAASRVKKLRPEWDVKVFEATEWVSHAPCGVPYVVEGISPQEKLMHYPPEVFIKKRGIDLHMKAEVVEVEQGRVRVMEGDGERTYEWDYLLFANGASPQVPALEGIDLPGVFTADLPPDAVAIRGYLEKNDVRNVVVIGTGYIALEMAEAFVAQGKNVTLIGRSERVLRKTFDAEVTGIVESKLRNHLNLRLEELTMHLEGRGRVEKVVTDAGEYPADMVIVATGIKPNTEPARELGVRIGETGAIWTNERMETSVENVYAAGDVAETRHLITGRRVWVPLAPPGNKMGYVAGSNIAGRIIHFRGVLGTSVTKFLDLEIGKTGLTEVEAIREGYDVRTAFIKAKTRPHYYPGAGDIHLKGVVDNETNRLLGVQAVGAEVLPRIDTAAAMIGANFTTEDVFFTDLAYAPPFAPVWDPLIVLARVLKF; encoded by the coding sequence ATGGCGGGGAAAACTGTGGTTATCATAGGCGGTGGGGCCGCCGGCATGAGCGCGGCTTCGCGCGTTAAGAAACTGAGACCGGAATGGGACGTCAAGGTCTTCGAGGCAACGGAATGGGTCAGCCACGCCCCCTGCGGTGTGCCTTATGTCGTCGAGGGAATCTCACCCCAGGAAAAGCTCATGCACTACCCACCGGAGGTCTTCATCAAGAAGCGCGGTATAGACCTCCACATGAAGGCTGAAGTCGTGGAGGTCGAGCAGGGAAGAGTACGCGTCATGGAAGGGGATGGGGAGCGTACCTACGAATGGGACTACCTCTTATTTGCAAACGGGGCCTCGCCTCAGGTTCCTGCCCTCGAAGGTATCGATCTCCCAGGCGTCTTCACAGCCGACCTGCCCCCGGACGCGGTTGCCATCCGAGGGTACCTGGAGAAGAACGATGTCAGGAACGTTGTCGTTATCGGAACCGGGTACATAGCCCTTGAAATGGCCGAGGCCTTCGTGGCCCAGGGTAAGAACGTCACCCTCATCGGTAGAAGTGAGCGTGTTCTGAGGAAGACGTTTGACGCCGAGGTAACCGGGATAGTCGAGTCCAAGTTGAGGAACCACCTGAACCTCCGCCTTGAGGAGCTCACCATGCACCTGGAGGGCAGGGGGCGGGTTGAGAAGGTGGTAACGGACGCCGGGGAGTACCCTGCGGATATGGTGATAGTGGCAACGGGTATAAAGCCGAACACGGAACCAGCCAGAGAGCTGGGCGTGAGGATAGGCGAGACCGGAGCGATATGGACAAACGAACGGATGGAAACGAGCGTGGAGAATGTCTACGCCGCCGGTGACGTTGCGGAAACGAGACACCTGATAACCGGCAGACGGGTATGGGTTCCATTGGCCCCTCCCGGCAACAAAATGGGCTATGTAGCTGGGTCGAACATCGCCGGAAGGATCATTCACTTCCGGGGGGTCCTGGGAACGAGTGTAACAAAGTTTCTGGATCTTGAGATTGGGAAGACCGGGCTCACCGAGGTGGAGGCCATCAGGGAGGGATACGATGTAAGGACCGCTTTCATCAAGGCAAAGACGAGGCCACACTACTACCCTGGGGCGGGGGATATTCACCTCAAGGGCGTTGTGGACAACGAGACTAACAGACTACTTGGGGTTCAGGCGGTCGGCGCCGAGGTTCTCCCGCGGATAGACACGGCCGCCGCAATGATAGGCGCGAACTTCACCACGGAGGATGTCTTCTTCACGGATCTGGCCTACGCACCCCCCTTTGCCCCTGTGTGGGACCCCCTCATAGTCCTAGCCAGGGTGCTGAAGTTCTGA
- a CDS encoding 60S ribosomal export protein NMD3, with translation MTERFCYRCGISEEEGGPLIEGLCQVCFRKENPLLLLEEEVNTELCQNCGSYRKHGTWVDPETYELEALIFEVAGNALIEAIERLLREKVRHYKILSMDELGVITELPVGEAVVAFEPLEWHIEYFPAIVTYKVRLKARIHELQRELHDEEKHVTVYVRQTICPRCSRFLGGYFEAILQVRAEGRPLTKAERKEVEDIVGQKIDEIMRKDRMGFIQDTIEKEEGLDFYMGSKGSARKLAQAIRDRFGGTINEAYELVGIDRQTSKEVYRTSVRVRIPKFQRGDVVSDRHGKVYLVEYVDGRGIELRDLETQERGRMDWKTARRDGLREIEYETEEAMVTSIGRDEVQFMDMRTYETFEMGKPNVEIEEGEVYVLIRTGSRRYVEGKKDVE, from the coding sequence ATGACTGAGAGGTTCTGTTACAGATGCGGGATAAGTGAGGAGGAAGGAGGGCCGTTGATAGAGGGACTCTGTCAGGTATGTTTCAGAAAGGAAAACCCCCTGCTGCTTCTTGAAGAGGAGGTAAACACTGAACTGTGTCAGAACTGTGGGAGTTACCGAAAGCACGGGACATGGGTCGATCCGGAGACCTATGAATTGGAGGCGCTCATATTCGAGGTGGCCGGCAACGCACTCATCGAGGCGATTGAGAGGTTGCTGAGGGAGAAGGTCAGGCACTACAAGATCCTGTCCATGGATGAGCTTGGGGTTATAACGGAGCTCCCCGTTGGCGAGGCCGTGGTGGCGTTTGAGCCTCTTGAGTGGCACATAGAGTACTTCCCGGCCATAGTGACTTATAAGGTTCGCCTCAAGGCCCGGATACACGAGCTCCAGAGGGAGCTTCACGACGAGGAGAAGCACGTTACCGTCTACGTTCGTCAGACGATATGTCCCCGCTGCAGCAGGTTTCTTGGGGGCTACTTTGAGGCCATTCTGCAGGTTCGTGCCGAGGGCAGGCCGCTGACGAAGGCGGAGAGAAAGGAAGTCGAGGATATTGTTGGCCAAAAGATCGACGAGATAATGCGCAAGGACAGAATGGGCTTCATACAGGACACCATCGAGAAGGAGGAGGGATTGGACTTCTACATGGGGTCAAAGGGCTCCGCCAGGAAACTCGCCCAGGCCATACGGGATCGTTTTGGGGGGACCATAAACGAAGCCTACGAGCTGGTCGGAATTGACAGACAGACCAGTAAGGAGGTCTACCGCACGAGTGTAAGAGTCAGGATTCCAAAGTTCCAGAGGGGGGACGTCGTGAGTGACAGACATGGAAAAGTTTACCTCGTGGAGTACGTGGACGGGAGGGGCATTGAGCTGAGGGACCTTGAGACCCAGGAACGCGGGAGAATGGACTGGAAGACCGCAAGGCGGGATGGCCTCCGAGAGATAGAGTACGAGACTGAGGAGGCAATGGTGACGAGCATCGGAAGGGACGAGGTACAGTTCATGGACATGAGGACCTACGAGACGTTTGAGATGGGGAAGCCCAACGTCGAGATTGAAGAGGGTGAGGTGTACGTTTTAATCCGGACCGGTTCCAGAAGGTACGTGGAAGGGAAAAAGGATGTAGAATGA